In Natrinema amylolyticum, the DNA window ATGTCGTTGATGGTCGTCACTTCGATCTCGCGGCCGTTTTTCGTATACGGAAGCTGAACCGACTGCCCCGAGAGGACCGTGAAAAGCTGGCCGAACGCTTTGTCGATGTCGGCACGATTCAGTTCGTCGATGATGAGTAGCTCGTTCGACTGAGAATCCGTCTGGTTGTTTTTGAGGCGATTGAGGACGATCCCCGGGGTGAACGCGAGGTCGTCACCGCTGGTTTCGGATTCGTTCGGCATGTATCCGCCGACCGTATCGAACGTCGACCAGTCGGCAGTCGCTGTCGTCATTTCGAAATCAGAGTAGAGATACGGATGGCTCTTCGCGAGTGAGGTGCAGACTCGACGAGCGATCTCCGTCTTCCCGGTTCCTGGTGGTCCAGTCAGGAGGACGTGTTTGCCGGATTGCAGGGCCGTCGTGATCTGCTCGAGAATCCGGTCACCCTGATCACCCGGGAAGTAGAGGCCATCCAACGGGTCGGACTGAATCGATCCTTGATACGATTTGTGAACGTTGACCGTCGGAACTTCGTTCAATTCGTCCGCAATCGCATCGATGAGTGCCACTGGTCGTTCGTAATCGATCGCACCGTCGTCAGTTCGAAAGGTCGCGTACAGTGACTGGACCGGGAATTCGGTATCGGCTACATCGCTACAGATACTGTTGGCTCGCGTGATCGGCAGGAGATCTGTGGTCAGTGCAGCAGACTCTCGATCGATTTCCGCCGGCGTTTTTTCAGTGATTGATCGAGACGTATCGATATCGTCGATTGAACCGGTGAGGAAGAGCCGATCGAACGTCGCGATCAGTGGATACGACTCTCCACGTTCGTGTTCGTCCCGCCACCACGGTTCGTCTTTCTCGAACGTACTTCCAAGAATTCCGACTCCGAGTATGCCGTTCGGCTGTTGGCTGAGGTCCTCGTCCGATGGCTCCGCACGAGAATGGAGAATAGCGACGTCACCTTCCGAGAGGGTTTCCCACCGGTCACGATGTTCTTCTCCGAACGACACTGAGCCATATTCGATACTCGTTAGCCAGTAGTCACACGGAGCCGTGAACTTGTACACAGTCGGCGATGCCGTCCGAATATGAGAGACTACTGGATGGCCGCCATCCGTCGACGAGGATACTGAAGTTGTCGCCTCGTCCTCCACGGTGTAGGTGTCGCGGAGAATACTGTTCAGTCGCGGTTGGCTCAACGGAGCCCCTCCGTCGATCTCCTCCTGAAGAATGCGTACCCAGCAGAGAAAGAGAACCTTCGATGATGAGAACGAGAGGTGAGACCCTACGCCGAGTTCGTCGGCAGTGGCTTCGAGTTCGGGCTCGATCGACTCGTAGATCCCTCGCAGTTGATCGAACGTAGCGGCAGTGCTCGGGGACACAGTGTCGGACGGCTTGAAACCGGAGAGCGCAGCCGACCACTCGGCGACGAGTGCCTCTCCGAGGCGAGTTTTGAGCCACGACGTCTCTTTCGAGGACTCTTCGATCCGGGTGCGAACGTCGGTTATCGCAGCCTCGAGCGTTTCGTATTCGCTGGCCGATTCGGTCGGATAGATCTTGGTACCCTGGATTTCCTCGATGAATCCGTCGATCGAATTATACTCTGAGAAGAATGTCGACTCGGCGCGCTCGAAGTTGATGCCGCTGAACGTGTCATTCGGCCACCCTCGAAAGCCGAGTGTCTCCCAGAAGTCCTCCCGATCGAGGGTCGTCTCGTACACAGGGTCGAGAAACATCACGTGCGGATACGAGACATCCGTCACCTCTCCCCACCCAATTGCATCCGTAAACGCCGCTGCAGTCTCCTCGTCTAGAATCGTTGCAGAACCCACACGGGCAAGAAGCGTATAGTCGCCGTCATGGCGGCCATCGCGATCAGCGAATAAGAGATAGTCTCCGGTATCGGCTGGTGTATCCTCTCGATTACCCCACACTCGGAGCGTCTCGTGCTCGAGCGGGATTTCACAGAAATCTTCGAGTTGGTCTCGGTGAACTCCCTCGACGACAGTTCGCTCGAAATTAGTCCGAATTGGTCCGTCTTCCGTCTTTATCGGAACCTGATAGACAGTCGGTGGACCGCCACTTTCCCCATCATCCGTTGATTGTCCCGTTCCCATTATTTTCTAAATCGAGACAGTATCTACCTATAAACCCTGTCACGCCATCACCGATCTTAGTACTTGAATTAAGGCCCTTGACACCGTCATGGCGTTCAGAAAAGCTATACTCGAGGCCCCGGTTCCGAACCGGCCGTCCGACGAACGATGTCGGCGGGGTGGTGGTTTTCGGCGGGGTGGTGGTTTCGATCGGCACCGCCGAACGACCGGCTGATCGTCGGGGCTCGAGTCCGAGCCCCTACTCCTCGCGCCGGACCAGATTCGGCGGCACCGAACAGCCGCAGGGACTGGCCGACGCCGTCATGGGACCGGTGGCGGTGACGAAGGCGACTCGCGCGCCACAGCGCGGACAGTCGGGTGGTGACGACGAGTCGGTGTCGTCACTCGTCTCCTGATCGCTACGCATCGCGACCACTGCTCGCGCTCCGTGACAACGTCGAGACTGGTCGCGTCGGGCGATTCGGCGGTCGTGCGGGACGTTTATATCCCGCTAGAATGTACGCAATCATGGCTTCGAGCCTCTCGGCTTGGAAGCCAAGTCTCGGGTGCTGGTTCCACCCGGGACGTTTCAGTAACGTCCCCTGTTTCTGGAGATCGGCTTCCAATATATTCGTTTAGCTATTAGGACTTATATCTATTGCAAATTTCGTGAAAGAGACCGGGCGAGAACGAGCGACCCCGCCGCAGCGCGCGATCACCGCCCGCTCGAGCGCCGTTTTCCACCGCAAATATCCACGGCCGATAGCCAGGAATTTCGACGGAACGGGACGCGAGGCCCTTGAAAAGCGGTTCGTGGTTGGCCCCAATCTATATCTCCGTCGTCCCGAGAGACAGTCCATGAGCATTCGAGACGAATCCCGACCCGGGGGCGTCTCGATGGACCCGATCCGCGTCCTCCACGTGGACGCCGATCCGGTGTCGACGGCCGCGACCGCCGAGTGCCTCGAGCGAGCGGCGGTCCCCATCGAAACGCTGAGTGTGACTAGTGCCGACGAGGCGCTCGATCGCCTCGAGCACACCGAGATCGACTGTCTCGTCTCGGAGTACGCACTCCCCGAGACGGACGGACTGGCGTTTTTCGACGCCGTCCGAGCGACCCACGAGGCGGTGCCGTTCGTCCTGTACACCGATTCGGGCTCGGAGGCCCTCGCGAGCGAGGCGATCGGAGCCGGAGTGACGGACTACGTGCCGAAAGGCGACGGGACCGGCGCGGACGAGACGCTGAGAGATCGGATCCTCGAGGCCGTCGAGGCGGCCCGCGATCGCTCGCGACGCGAGCGCAAGCTCCGGGCCGTCGAAACCGCACGGGAGGGCATCGGCATGCTCGACGATGAGGGCCGGTTCGTCTACGTGAATCGAGCCTACGCCGACCTCTACGGCTACGAGCCGGCGGACCTCCTCGGCGAGCACTGGCGACGGCTCTATCCGGACGAACATATCGAGACCGTCCGCGACGAGATCCTGCCGATGGTGATGGCCGAGGGGAGCTGGCGCGGCGAAACGACCGGCCTGCGGGCGGACGGCAGCACCTTCGTCGAGGCCCACTCGCTGTCGACGACCGACGACGGCGACCTCATCTGTACGGTTCGGGACGTGACGGATCGCAAGGAGCGCGAGCGCGACCTCGAGCGCTACGAGACGATCATCGACGCCCTCGGCGATCCCGTCTACACAGTCGATTCGACGGGCCACTACGCGTTCGTCAACGACGCCTACGCCGCGATGACCGGCTACGAGAAGCGCGAGATCGTCGGCCGCCACGTCTCGTTTCTGCTCGACGACCCGTCCGTGGCCGCCGGGGAAGCGTGCGTCAGATCACTGCTCTCGGACGACAGCGAGCGCCAGCGGACCTACGAGATCACCGTCGAAACGAGCGACGGCGAGCGGATCCGCTGCGAGGACCACCTCTCGCTGTTGCCCCTCGAGGACGGCCGATACCGGGGCGTCGCCGGCGTCGTTCGAGACATCACCGAGCGCAAGGCGCGCGAGCGCGAACTCGAGCGCTACGAGACCATCCTCGAGACGATTCCGGACGAGGTGTACACGCTGGACGACACGGGGATCATCACCGAGATCGTTCCCCCGATCAACGCCGAGGAGACGACGACGGGGTACGATCCCGAGGAACTGGTGGGCGAACACATCTCGATCATCATGGACGACGAGGATATCGCCACCGCCGAGACGGAAATCAGGGCGCTGTTGGGCGACGACGACCACGATCACGCGTCGTTCGAAATGGCGACGATCGCGAGGGACGGCGAGCGCCACCCCAACGAGAACCACATCGCGGCGCTGCCGACGGACGAGGACGGCCGCTTCCGCGGGACCGTCGGCGTCCTGCGCAACATTTCCGACCGCAAAGCCCGCGAGCGGGAACTGAAAGCGCAGAACGAACGCCTCGATCGGTTCGCCGGGATCGTCTCCCACGACCTCCGGAACCCGCTGAACGTCGCGCAGGGCCACCTCGAGCGGGCCCGCGAGACCTGCGACTGTGCCGACGAGGATCTCGAGGCCGTCGCGTGGGCCCACGACCGGATGGCGGTCCTGATCGAGAACCTCTTGACGGTCGCGCGCGAGCGGGATCCGGACCCCGATACCGAACCCGTCGATCTCGCGGCCCTCGCCGAGGACTGCTGGCGACA includes these proteins:
- a CDS encoding AAA family ATPase; this translates as MGTGQSTDDGESGGPPTVYQVPIKTEDGPIRTNFERTVVEGVHRDQLEDFCEIPLEHETLRVWGNREDTPADTGDYLLFADRDGRHDGDYTLLARVGSATILDEETAAAFTDAIGWGEVTDVSYPHVMFLDPVYETTLDREDFWETLGFRGWPNDTFSGINFERAESTFFSEYNSIDGFIEEIQGTKIYPTESASEYETLEAAITDVRTRIEESSKETSWLKTRLGEALVAEWSAALSGFKPSDTVSPSTAATFDQLRGIYESIEPELEATADELGVGSHLSFSSSKVLFLCWVRILQEEIDGGAPLSQPRLNSILRDTYTVEDEATTSVSSSTDGGHPVVSHIRTASPTVYKFTAPCDYWLTSIEYGSVSFGEEHRDRWETLSEGDVAILHSRAEPSDEDLSQQPNGILGVGILGSTFEKDEPWWRDEHERGESYPLIATFDRLFLTGSIDDIDTSRSITEKTPAEIDRESAALTTDLLPITRANSICSDVADTEFPVQSLYATFRTDDGAIDYERPVALIDAIADELNEVPTVNVHKSYQGSIQSDPLDGLYFPGDQGDRILEQITTALQSGKHVLLTGPPGTGKTEIARRVCTSLAKSHPYLYSDFEMTTATADWSTFDTVGGYMPNESETSGDDLAFTPGIVLNRLKNNQTDSQSNELLIIDELNRADIDKAFGQLFTVLSGQSVQLPYTKNGREIEVTTINDISGHPADHQYLVPNSWRIFATMNTYDKTSLYEMSYAFMRRFAFIRVPAPELPEDRADEDQLEEMVYDYADAWGLDLNRPEAMAIGRVWRETNNAVEERAIGPAIIEDILRYVNQHPEDELEYHLTQAVISYVFPQLEGVPKRRKIVQEIAAVGEIDEALLERAAREMLQVSVVENE
- a CDS encoding PAS domain S-box protein, whose amino-acid sequence is MSIRDESRPGGVSMDPIRVLHVDADPVSTAATAECLERAAVPIETLSVTSADEALDRLEHTEIDCLVSEYALPETDGLAFFDAVRATHEAVPFVLYTDSGSEALASEAIGAGVTDYVPKGDGTGADETLRDRILEAVEAARDRSRRERKLRAVETAREGIGMLDDEGRFVYVNRAYADLYGYEPADLLGEHWRRLYPDEHIETVRDEILPMVMAEGSWRGETTGLRADGSTFVEAHSLSTTDDGDLICTVRDVTDRKERERDLERYETIIDALGDPVYTVDSTGHYAFVNDAYAAMTGYEKREIVGRHVSFLLDDPSVAAGEACVRSLLSDDSERQRTYEITVETSDGERIRCEDHLSLLPLEDGRYRGVAGVVRDITERKARERELERYETILETIPDEVYTLDDTGIITEIVPPINAEETTTGYDPEELVGEHISIIMDDEDIATAETEIRALLGDDDHDHASFEMATIARDGERHPNENHIAALPTDEDGRFRGTVGVLRNISDRKARERELKAQNERLDRFAGIVSHDLRNPLNVAQGHLERARETCDCADEDLEAVAWAHDRMAVLIENLLTVARERDPDPDTEPVDLAALAEDCWRHVETDAAELDAETDAVVRVDRARLTQLLENLISNSVEHGGADITLTVGELDDTDGDGFFVADDGSGIPADERDEVFESGYSGDGAGTGLGLAIVERIADTHGWTVTVTEGDDGGARFELTGVDLVDRPRTDGDEE